A single Verrucomicrobiia bacterium DNA region contains:
- a CDS encoding GNAT family N-acetyltransferase has translation MSETIGNVSTQEWLGAHRLPDQRLVRFRRIQSSDEALITTAINSASPETLLHRFFSPVRQVSPEMLRRMLSFDPQRETCIVGLVETTTAPRLICGARYVKLAATGRAEIALTVHDDFQRAGLGIFMLRLLARLAAQDDVKFFTAEVLSSNDKMLRLLRKISAGGGQGAWSGEVYHAEIPIAQLLP, from the coding sequence GTGTCTGAAACGATCGGAAACGTCTCCACGCAGGAATGGCTTGGCGCACATCGCCTGCCGGATCAGCGTCTGGTGCGTTTCCGTCGCATCCAGTCGAGCGATGAAGCACTGATTACCACCGCCATCAATTCCGCCTCGCCGGAAACCCTGCTACACCGCTTCTTCAGCCCGGTCCGTCAGGTGTCGCCGGAAATGCTGCGGCGCATGCTCAGCTTCGATCCGCAGCGCGAAACCTGCATTGTGGGTTTGGTGGAAACAACGACGGCCCCGCGCCTGATCTGCGGCGCGCGGTATGTGAAATTGGCGGCGACTGGTCGGGCGGAAATTGCCCTTACCGTGCATGATGATTTTCAGCGGGCCGGCCTCGGCATTTTTATGCTGCGTCTGCTGGCCCGGCTCGCCGCCCAGGATGACGTGAAGTTTTTTACCGCTGAAGTGTTGAGCAGCAATGACAAGATGCTGCGGTTACTGCGCAAGATTTCGGCCGGCGGCGGTCAGGGAGCGTGGTCCGGCGAAGTTTATCACGCCGAAATCCCCATCGCGCAATTGCTGCCCTGA
- a CDS encoding uracil-DNA glycosylase, giving the protein MQSAYVQLLDSTIRYLEHRRNQGQRQITVSAETVRALFAPVQKISPPPAASFSRVAPKIPPALRRAPLPQPPLPAAAVIPTAPASSRSQSVPISSVNPDKVAAYAELQKRVLACVKCPHLVATRKSVVFGTGNIDAQLMFVGEAPGADEDAQGEPFVGKAGQLLTKIIETMGLKRSDVYIANVLKCRPDTPQQKTGNRQPTDEEMATCLPYLHEQIDLIQPKVLVALGAVAIKGLLGRPVSITKSRGHWMEYRGLPLMPTFHPAYLLRTNSMQDKRAVWEDMLQVMEKLNRPISPRQRGYFSLK; this is encoded by the coding sequence ATGCAATCGGCTTACGTACAATTGCTGGACAGCACGATTCGCTACCTGGAACACCGGCGAAATCAAGGGCAGCGACAAATCACCGTGTCGGCGGAAACGGTGCGGGCGCTGTTCGCTCCAGTCCAAAAAATTTCGCCACCGCCGGCAGCGTCCTTTTCACGGGTCGCCCCGAAAATTCCACCGGCATTGCGTCGGGCGCCGCTGCCGCAGCCGCCGCTGCCCGCCGCCGCCGTGATTCCAACCGCACCGGCGTCTTCGCGAAGCCAATCGGTCCCGATTTCTTCCGTCAACCCGGACAAAGTTGCCGCTTACGCTGAATTGCAAAAGCGAGTGCTGGCCTGTGTGAAGTGTCCGCATTTGGTTGCCACCCGCAAATCAGTGGTCTTTGGAACGGGCAACATTGATGCGCAACTGATGTTTGTCGGCGAAGCGCCGGGCGCGGATGAAGATGCGCAGGGCGAACCGTTCGTCGGCAAGGCGGGGCAATTACTCACCAAGATCATTGAGACGATGGGCTTGAAACGCAGTGACGTGTACATCGCCAACGTGCTGAAATGCCGTCCCGACACGCCGCAGCAGAAAACCGGAAACCGTCAGCCTACCGACGAGGAAATGGCCACCTGCCTGCCGTATTTGCATGAGCAGATTGATCTCATCCAGCCCAAGGTGCTGGTGGCGTTGGGTGCGGTTGCCATCAAAGGTTTGCTGGGACGTCCGGTTTCCATCACCAAGTCGCGCGGTCATTGGATGGAATATCGCGGTCTTCCCCTCATGCCCACGTTTCATCCCGCATATTTGCTCCGCACCAACTCGATGCAGGACAAGCGCGCGGTCTGGGAGGACATGCTGCAAGTGATGGAGAAATTGAATCGCCCGATCAGCCCGCGGCAACGCGGTTACTTTTCGTTGAAATGA